The segment CATAGCAAAGCCATGCGTATCAATATCACCCCAATAATAAACATCTTTATCTCGAAGCCATGGTATAAATTTTAATACATCAAGCCCATATCCTAATCTGAAAACCACCAAACTCTTGCTAACCGGAGGAAACGCAAGACCGTTAATCTCATTTTCTGTAATAAACACTCGGTCAACAGCTGGAGAAAAGGCAGCAAACTGCGACAGAGGAATTTCCATATCAGAAACTCCCTGAGCAAGCAGCATTGGATCCAATAAGCGAAACCGAATCCTAATTGGCTTCATCTGCAATCCATAACGCAATTCAAAAATTGTGTTATTCTTATCAATTGCCTGCTCCGGTAAAACAATATCCAACAGTTTCGTGAACAGGCTTTTTCTCTGTTCAATAAACTTTGTATCGATACCGCTGATATCCAGTTGGCGCAAATACAAACCCGATCTATGATGCCCAGAAAACCATTTCAATACGGCTACAATCTGATTCCATTCCTCACCAATTTCTAAAACTTTAATCGGGTGTTCAAATACCCATTCACTTAAAATAGGCCACTCTGTCATAATCATCTTGGTTAGCTCGCCAAACCACTTTGCCTCCCGCTCTTTTTTTAACAAACGCAGCGCATCCTGCACGGTAGGGATGACCACATGGGTCGGGATTACATTTCGCCCCGATTGTCTGTGATGAATCTCCTTCTCTACCAATTCATAGCCATGCCCAAGGTTTTGCTTACTCTTTTCTTTTAAACTTTTAATCCATGCAAAAATTTCTGAAAAATTGGTATTAATCTCGGAATTTTGTGGTCTCTTAAGGGATATCTTTAACGGAAATAAATCGTCCTGAGCCAGTACGTGTTGCAAAATCCTCCCACTCTGCCACCTCTTTTCTAATTCTGCCTGGATAGTCTTAGCATCAGACCATTTTAACATAACGAGCAGCCTCCCTTAGCTTCCGCTCTTTCTCAAACTCTTCAATGGTAATATTTCGTACCATTGACTGATGCGACACATCGTCATGATGCACCAGCCCCACATGGGAAACAAATTTAGATATTGTCGGAATCTTAAGCAAAGGCGTAACAATCATAAGCTGTAAATCCAGGCTTTGAAATAAATTTAACCCAAAGCGGGCTGACTCATCCGAACTTTTTAAAAAAGCCTCATCAATAACCACAAAACGAAAGGACTGAGGATGATTATTTTGTCCCTTCAAGCCAAAATGATAAACAAGGCTGGCTGCTAAAATTGTGTAGGCTAACTTCTCTTTTTGCCCGCCGGACTTTCCTCCAGAGTCTGTATAATGCTCATATTCCTCATCTGTTTCACGCCAGCGCTCTGACGCAGAAAACAAAAACCAATTACGCACGTCAATGACTTTCTTAGTCCAGCGCGCATCTGTTTCGTTTTCTCCCTCACGCCCACGGAATCGTTCGATAATTTCTTTTACCTGCAAAAATTTCGCTTCCGTATACTGCTCCTCTTCCTCGCTACCGAAGAAACCTTCGGTGCAGGTCCGCAAGCGCACTCGAAAATCTTTAATATCCGAGTCATGGGTCTCATCATATTCAATTCTTATATAACGATCTGGATTATAGTCAATATTATTGAGAGAGTCATTGATTTGATCAATACGATCGCGAATCTGTTTTTGCGCTTTATATAAATTCTGTTGAAACAATGCAATTTGATTGATTGCATTCGTGTGAAGCAATTCCTTAAAACGCCGCTCAAAATTAGGCAAGCCGTCTTTTTCTAACTTCTCCAGGATTTTTTCATACTCGACAAACGCCTCAATGCTTGCATCAATGTCCTGCATTTCCGCCAAATATTTATGGCGATAAGAACTCATCGTACTCACAACAGTCTGACCCGTTTTCTGAATCTCCCCGTTCAAACTATCCCGTTCCCCATCAAGCCAATCCCGGTAGTTTCGCTCCTGTAGAGCGGCATTTCTCAAGGTAATTGATTGATCTTTCAATGCATTCATCTTGTTTTTTTCAAGAAAAGCATAGTCTTTTTCCCGCATCGCTTCCGTCGCCTGTTCAACAATCATCTGACTATTTTTATAGTCTTCCTTTAAACTCTTAAGTTTGTCTTTCAATGTTTCTTCTTTGGATTTTAAATCAATCAATCTTTTCTCTTGCTGCTTTTTCTTTTCGGTTAAGTTTTTCAATTGTTCCTGCAGAGCTTTTAATATGTCATTTTCTTCCTCTAACTGTTTTTGCCGTTCTTTTTTTTCAGCAATTTCCTGCTCTTTTGCAACCGTATCAATTTCAGAGAATGCCTTAATCCGTTCCAGTTCCTTTACAGCGTCAAGCTTAGCTTCATTCCTTTTCTGCCGCTCCCTGATCTTTAAAAGTTCCTCAGACACTTGCTGCAGTTGGTCTTGAGTCTGCTTTACCGCTTCTTCTAAAGCAGCAACTTTTTTTTGATTAGAAAATCCTAATATAAAGTTACGGCGATCATCCAAGGCACGACGGTCGTCTTTTTCGTGACGTTTTCCATTCACCTTAATCTGTCCGGCCTTCGTGACAGCATACCGTTCATGGCGAAACTCCTCTATGGTCTCACAGCAAACATAGCGATAGCGCTGAAAAAGTTCCTGTGATAACCAACTGCCAAAAGAAGTGTCCGGTTTAATTACTAATTTGTCTGCGACCACCGAAGCGGTTGTTTCTTCCTGCAAAGGCTGCCGTTTTTCCTCATGTACCCGGTAATATACGAAGCGGAGTCCTAAGTTCGTCTTATCAACCCATTCCGCGACGGAACGGTAATATTTTTCAGGCACTAGCATTGATAAGCCAAAATTATGCAGTAAGCGCTCCAAAGCACCTTCCCATGTAGCTTCTTCGGGCTTTATCTCTAACAACTCGCCAACAAACGGAATTTCCTGCTCTGCAATATTTAGACTCTGACACAATTCCCAGCGCTTTTCAATATAATTACGAGGAATGCTCGTCTTTCTGGAACGAAGCGATTCTAGTTCCGAAGTATTGTGAGTTAGTTCATCCTCTATCCGCTTCTGTTCTGTAAGTTGCTCAACAAGCATCATGTCCAATTGATCTTTTATTTTGACCTCATATTCGCGCAGCTCAAAAAGCTTATTAAAATTCTGTCTAAAAGCTTCTGATGAGTCCGGAGGAAGCAGTTGTAAAACACCCGCCTGTTTTACATATTGATGGCGTATATCCTTCATCTGCCGCCATTGTGTCTCATTTTGTTCAATGGCCTGTTTAAGTTCCTCTAATGCACCGCCGCCATTTTGATAAATATTCCGGTTTAAAGCTTCTAAATCGCGTTCGTTATTATTGAGTTCTACTTCCGTCCGGTGCCGCTCTTCTTCCTTAAACTGCAAAGTTTGTTCATGCTCATTTATTTCTGTTATTAACAACCGAAGCACCTGTGCGGCAACCCAGGGCGCAAGCGTTGTTCCAGCTTCTACAAACTGCTTTAAGGCCCCTTGCAATTGCTCATACTTTTTTCCCGCTCTCACAATGGGCTGCAATAATGATATTTGCTCTTTGGCTTTTAGAACAGCTTCATGGGCACGGTCAAGATCGTGGAAATGACTGATAAGCTTTTCAACATCTTCCGGCGTATTCGGTTCTTCCAGCATATTCGCCCGGACAAATTCCGTAAGAGATTCTACTTTTTTCATGGAAATTGTTTGTTGGAAAAGATCCAACGCCTGCTCATGCGCAATCCCAAATTTTCTACAAAAAATATTAGCATACCTTGTATAATCATCCAAAACTTGTACCTTGTCATCACTTTTAAGACGTTTCCGCAAAATTTTCATATTACATTGAAACTTGGAAAAATCATCGGCAATTTTCATTTCCCGATCGGCGACCACATAAAAACGCTGCGGCGGCTTTTGCGCATCTGCAAACCAGAACACTTGCGCTAACGTAACGTATTGTGATAACCCCTTATCAAAATAAACAGCTAGCAGAACCGAATACGAGTTTGCATCACGCAATGCATCAGGGAGTCCCTGCCCCTCACCGCTTCGTTTCATACCAAAATAGCCTTTTACGTAAGAAGCTACACTTCTCTCCTTGGCACTTGAATCTGCCGCCTTATTATAAGTCACTTTTCGAGGAGATACCAAAAGAGTGCTCAAGGCATCCACCAAGGTCGATTTTCCCGAACCAACATCCCCCGTTAAAAGAGCCGTTTGGCCTTTAGGCGTAAAAGTCCATACTTGCCCATCAAAGGTACCCCAATTATACACTTCCAGTTTATGTAAACGAAAACCCGGCGTATGCCCAAAGAGCATACCAGCTTCGTCTGCTTCACAATTAAATAAATCCCTCACATCACTCCCCCCTCATCCGCCCCGTCGCCATTGGCATAGCGTTGATACCCTTCCAGCTTATTATTAAGGTTATTTAACCACTCGGCATTAACAAAACTACGGATAATACGCTGTACTTCAAAAATATTGTCTTTGCCGCGCAGCCGTCGCAGGAAACCTAATTTCTCTACGCGATCGATATGTTTATCTATATCGCGCATCAATTTCGCTTCATTGGTTGTATCCCGCAAAAACAAACTCATTCTTTCAACAATTTGCTCTTGTGTAAGAATAAGCCGTTGATCTCCGCTTGTAGAGTCAAACTCCAGCAATTGCTTTCTGAGCAGCAATAAGAGTAAACTAACAGGATAACTCAATGCATGGCGAGGCACCAACCGCGGAATTTCTTCCTCACTTGTGTCATATTCTCGCTGCTTCAGGTAACCATATCCATCCATCTCATCAATCATAAAAGTAAGCCCTAATTTACTTACATATTCTTCAATTTTACCTCGCTGGCTTATCAGAACATCCCACAGTTTCGGATCAGTCTCTTTTTCTACAACATTTTTGCAAAGTGCTACGACCGCACGTGAAAAAGCTAACGCATCCCCTTGTCCCATCTTTTTTCTCCTTTAATTATTACTTTTTACTCAAAAAAATAACTTTGGGCACAGTAGCCTTTCTCATCTTGCCATTTTCATCAGTCCAACCAATCGTTTCCTCACTGTCAGAGGAGAAACAGTCGTTCCCTTTTTCACCGGCAATCACTAAGTACGTCAAAAGTTCCGTAAGCCCAAACTGCAAAGGATAATGTTCAATAACTTGCGTTAAACTGATTGTCCCGTGAGATTGCAAAAGATATCTGATCCTTCCCTTCAATTCTTCCTTATCAACATAAACTTGTGAAAAAAGGGCATCGGCATCAATCATTGCATCCCCTTCACTAATATTGTCATTTTTTATTTCTGGCCGTTCCGGCGGTGAAAATAGAGGCCTATCCATTGGCAGGGAAAATTCCGGTTTACATCCGTCCAATTCCATAAAAGCATCGCGCGGCGGATCATTTCGGACAGCTAGCGCCCGGCCTTCAATTTCACGGACCAATTGCACAATTCTTCTCTCTTCTTCTAAAAAGTTCTCGTCAACATAACGGCGCAATTGCTGTGAAAGAAGGGCAATTGTATCCTGTACATGAGCGCCTGCATCAATCCATTCATAATGAATATTGCGCATCCGACGCTCATTGTCCATTTTTTGCACTTCCTCCATAGCCAAAACTTTATCTAAATTCCTTTCAAAAATCTCCTGATAAGACGGTGCCATTAAAAAATTCCAAAAAGAAGTAAAGCTTCTCCCCTGTTCTGAATGAGCAATTCCATCTTGTTCTTGAAAAATAGCGGTAAGAAGTTCGCCCTTGCCTCCGCTCCAAGTAGAAATCTGTTCACGCAAACCACGATCCAGATCGCGAAACTTCTGTTCCACAGCGCGAAAAT is part of the Propionispora vibrioides genome and harbors:
- a CDS encoding Wadjet anti-phage system protein JetD domain-containing protein, translating into MLKWSDAKTIQAELEKRWQSGRILQHVLAQDDLFPLKISLKRPQNSEINTNFSEIFAWIKSLKEKSKQNLGHGYELVEKEIHHRQSGRNVIPTHVVIPTVQDALRLLKKEREAKWFGELTKMIMTEWPILSEWVFEHPIKVLEIGEEWNQIVAVLKWFSGHHRSGLYLRQLDISGIDTKFIEQRKSLFTKLLDIVLPEQAIDKNNTIFELRYGLQMKPIRIRFRLLDPMLLAQGVSDMEIPLSQFAAFSPAVDRVFITENEINGLAFPPVSKSLVVFRLGYGLDVLKFIPWLRDKDVYYWGDIDTHGFAMLNQIRHFLPQTKSLLMNETVLLDHKKLWSDEDKPVVGELTKLTGEEKQLFVSLQDDKWGKGVRLEQERIAFNYLVRDLDGLSVL
- a CDS encoding ATP-binding protein, coding for MRDLFNCEADEAGMLFGHTPGFRLHKLEVYNWGTFDGQVWTFTPKGQTALLTGDVGSGKSTLVDALSTLLVSPRKVTYNKAADSSAKERSVASYVKGYFGMKRSGEGQGLPDALRDANSYSVLLAVYFDKGLSQYVTLAQVFWFADAQKPPQRFYVVADREMKIADDFSKFQCNMKILRKRLKSDDKVQVLDDYTRYANIFCRKFGIAHEQALDLFQQTISMKKVESLTEFVRANMLEEPNTPEDVEKLISHFHDLDRAHEAVLKAKEQISLLQPIVRAGKKYEQLQGALKQFVEAGTTLAPWVAAQVLRLLITEINEHEQTLQFKEEERHRTEVELNNNERDLEALNRNIYQNGGGALEELKQAIEQNETQWRQMKDIRHQYVKQAGVLQLLPPDSSEAFRQNFNKLFELREYEVKIKDQLDMMLVEQLTEQKRIEDELTHNTSELESLRSRKTSIPRNYIEKRWELCQSLNIAEQEIPFVGELLEIKPEEATWEGALERLLHNFGLSMLVPEKYYRSVAEWVDKTNLGLRFVYYRVHEEKRQPLQEETTASVVADKLVIKPDTSFGSWLSQELFQRYRYVCCETIEEFRHERYAVTKAGQIKVNGKRHEKDDRRALDDRRNFILGFSNQKKVAALEEAVKQTQDQLQQVSEELLKIRERQKRNEAKLDAVKELERIKAFSEIDTVAKEQEIAEKKERQKQLEEENDILKALQEQLKNLTEKKKQQEKRLIDLKSKEETLKDKLKSLKEDYKNSQMIVEQATEAMREKDYAFLEKNKMNALKDQSITLRNAALQERNYRDWLDGERDSLNGEIQKTGQTVVSTMSSYRHKYLAEMQDIDASIEAFVEYEKILEKLEKDGLPNFERRFKELLHTNAINQIALFQQNLYKAQKQIRDRIDQINDSLNNIDYNPDRYIRIEYDETHDSDIKDFRVRLRTCTEGFFGSEEEEQYTEAKFLQVKEIIERFRGREGENETDARWTKKVIDVRNWFLFSASERWRETDEEYEHYTDSGGKSGGQKEKLAYTILAASLVYHFGLKGQNNHPQSFRFVVIDEAFLKSSDESARFGLNLFQSLDLQLMIVTPLLKIPTISKFVSHVGLVHHDDVSHQSMVRNITIEEFEKERKLREAARYVKMV
- a CDS encoding DUF4194 domain-containing protein, with product MGQGDALAFSRAVVALCKNVVEKETDPKLWDVLISQRGKIEEYVSKLGLTFMIDEMDGYGYLKQREYDTSEEEIPRLVPRHALSYPVSLLLLLLRKQLLEFDSTSGDQRLILTQEQIVERMSLFLRDTTNEAKLMRDIDKHIDRVEKLGFLRRLRGKDNIFEVQRIIRSFVNAEWLNNLNNKLEGYQRYANGDGADEGGVM
- a CDS encoding DUF3375 domain-containing protein; the encoded protein is MADLQNELAEHMDYQFLELLRRKNPAWRLLASPHASFVASFLYHEFIAKNKRSVGEQELIAKLDYYIYRINEAEEQVPLPRAAREYVESWADDDHAWLRKFYPQGQDEAHFDITSSAQKAIDWLLSLKQRSFIGAESRLITVFDLIQQIVERSEADPVLRIAELNRQKEKIDREIEQIQAGKVDLLDETQIKERFWQAMATAREILSDFRAVEQKFRDLDRGLREQISTWSGGKGELLTAIFQEQDGIAHSEQGRSFTSFWNFLMAPSYQEIFERNLDKVLAMEEVQKMDNERRMRNIHYEWIDAGAHVQDTIALLSQQLRRYVDENFLEEERRIVQLVREIEGRALAVRNDPPRDAFMELDGCKPEFSLPMDRPLFSPPERPEIKNDNISEGDAMIDADALFSQVYVDKEELKGRIRYLLQSHGTISLTQVIEHYPLQFGLTELLTYLVIAGEKGNDCFSSDSEETIGWTDENGKMRKATVPKVIFLSKK